In the Variovorax sp. S12S4 genome, one interval contains:
- a CDS encoding ABC transporter permease, with protein MMPRLNERNARFWQLVLLVVLLVAWHVASRNQQIAFFLGEPIQVAGRIWSWFLPFEVPPNLLFPEGLKGNADIYRHLGTTLLETVLAFGIGTVLGLACGLWLALAPTASLILDPYIKAANSMPRVILAPIFALWFGLGIWSKVALAVTLVFFIVFFNVYQGVREVSPVVLANAKMLGANQRQLLRTVYLPSATSWVFSSLHTSVGLAFVGAVVGEYLGSARGVGYLILQAEGTFDVNTVFAGIVVLTAFALLLDGLVGLIEKRLMKWQPRSGETEKL; from the coding sequence ATGATGCCGCGCCTGAACGAACGCAACGCGCGCTTCTGGCAACTGGTGCTGCTCGTGGTGTTGCTCGTGGCCTGGCACGTGGCCTCGCGCAACCAGCAGATCGCGTTCTTCCTGGGCGAGCCCATTCAGGTGGCCGGCCGCATCTGGAGCTGGTTTCTGCCGTTCGAAGTGCCGCCGAACCTGCTGTTCCCAGAGGGGCTGAAAGGCAATGCGGACATCTACCGCCACCTGGGCACCACGCTGCTCGAGACGGTGCTGGCCTTCGGCATCGGCACGGTGCTCGGCCTGGCGTGCGGACTCTGGCTGGCGCTGGCGCCCACGGCGAGCCTGATTCTCGATCCCTACATCAAGGCCGCCAATTCGATGCCGCGCGTGATCCTGGCGCCGATCTTCGCGCTGTGGTTCGGCCTGGGCATCTGGAGCAAGGTGGCGCTGGCCGTCACGCTGGTGTTCTTCATCGTGTTCTTCAACGTGTACCAGGGCGTGCGCGAGGTCAGCCCCGTGGTGCTGGCCAACGCGAAGATGCTGGGCGCGAATCAGCGGCAGCTGCTGCGCACCGTCTATCTGCCCAGCGCCACCAGCTGGGTGTTCTCGAGCCTGCACACCTCGGTGGGCCTGGCCTTCGTGGGCGCGGTGGTGGGCGAGTACCTGGGCTCGGCGCGCGGCGTGGGCTACCTGATACTGCAGGCCGAAGGCACCTTCGACGTCAACACCGTGTTTGCCGGCATTGTGGTGCTCACCGCTTTTGCGCTGCTGCTCGACGGGCTGGTGGGGCTCATCGAGAAGCGCCTGATGAAGTGGCAGCCGCGCAGCGGCGAGACTGAAAAGCTCTAG
- the gloB gene encoding hydroxyacylglutathione hydrolase, protein MTLVPLPAFADNYIWMLQDGSNAIVVDPGDAQPVFNALTRDKLQLAAILVTHHHPDHTGGVAALHAATGAPVFGPARERIPEPFTPLSHGDSAEVLGLRFQVIDVPGHTAGHIAYFLPAHQGQAPLLFCGDTLFSGGCGRLFEGTPAQMLASLDALAALPGDSRVCCAHEYTLANLRFAQAVEPGNADLTQYTAHCESLRAQGQPTLPSQLATERRINPFLRSREATVLRAVREHAELSANAGEADVFAALRQWKNDFR, encoded by the coding sequence ATGACCCTTGTTCCGCTGCCCGCCTTCGCTGACAACTACATCTGGATGCTGCAGGACGGCTCCAACGCGATCGTGGTGGACCCGGGCGACGCTCAACCGGTATTCAACGCATTGACGCGCGACAAGCTGCAGCTCGCCGCGATTCTAGTCACGCACCACCACCCCGATCACACGGGCGGCGTGGCCGCGCTCCATGCGGCAACCGGCGCGCCGGTCTTCGGCCCCGCGCGCGAGCGCATCCCCGAACCCTTCACGCCGCTTTCGCATGGCGACAGCGCCGAAGTGCTCGGGCTGCGCTTCCAGGTCATCGACGTGCCGGGCCACACGGCCGGCCACATTGCCTACTTCTTGCCCGCACACCAGGGCCAGGCGCCGCTGCTGTTTTGCGGCGACACGCTGTTCTCCGGCGGCTGCGGCCGCCTGTTCGAAGGCACGCCGGCGCAAATGCTGGCTTCGCTCGATGCGCTTGCAGCGCTGCCCGGCGACTCCCGCGTGTGTTGTGCGCACGAATACACACTTGCTAACCTGCGTTTTGCCCAAGCGGTGGAACCCGGCAATGCCGATCTGACTCAGTACACCGCGCATTGCGAAAGCCTGCGCGCGCAGGGGCAGCCCACGCTGCCTTCGCAATTGGCCACCGAACGCCGAATCAACCCCTTTCTTCGCAGCCGCGAAGCCACTGTCCTTAGAGCGGTGCGCGAGCACGCCGAGCTTTCCGCGAATGCGGGCGAAGCCGATGTATTTGCCGCACTGCGCCAATGGAAAAACGACTTCCGATGA
- a CDS encoding class I SAM-dependent methyltransferase, whose amino-acid sequence MSGQIIGLQDWFATPPGRYLLAWEQAQFDEAVADVFGYHALQLGAAEIEGLRANRMPHRWLALSDPLQQPGRAALFTDFAALPFAANSLDLVVLPHALELSPDPHATLREVERVLVPEGRVVICGLNPASLWGMRQRRAHLYRKLGFGELFLPEGGEFIGYWRIRDWLRLLSFEVESGRFGVYRPAVRSEAWLERCRWMDTAGERWWPIFGAVYFLVAVKRVRGMRLLGAEWRRAAARATAPVPLAGKVHKADHAE is encoded by the coding sequence ATGAGCGGTCAAATTATAGGTTTGCAGGATTGGTTCGCGACCCCCCCCGGCCGCTACCTCCTGGCGTGGGAGCAGGCCCAGTTCGACGAAGCCGTGGCGGATGTCTTCGGCTATCACGCGCTGCAGCTGGGCGCAGCCGAGATCGAGGGGCTGCGCGCCAACCGCATGCCGCACCGCTGGCTCGCCTTGAGCGACCCCTTGCAGCAACCCGGCAGGGCCGCGCTGTTCACCGACTTTGCGGCGCTGCCGTTCGCGGCCAACAGCCTGGACCTGGTGGTGCTGCCGCACGCACTGGAGCTGAGCCCCGACCCCCACGCCACCTTGCGCGAAGTGGAGCGGGTGCTGGTGCCCGAAGGCCGCGTGGTGATCTGCGGGCTCAACCCGGCCAGCCTGTGGGGCATGCGGCAGCGCCGCGCGCACCTCTACCGCAAGCTCGGCTTCGGCGAACTCTTCTTGCCCGAGGGCGGCGAGTTCATCGGCTACTGGCGCATTCGCGACTGGCTGCGGCTCTTGAGCTTCGAGGTGGAGTCGGGGCGTTTTGGCGTTTACCGGCCCGCGGTGCGCAGCGAGGCATGGCTGGAGCGCTGCCGCTGGATGGACACAGCCGGCGAGCGCTGGTGGCCCATTTTTGGCGCCGTGTATTTCCTGGTGGCCGTCAAGCGCGTGCGCGGCATGCGACTGCTTGGGGCCGAATGGCGCCGCGCCGCCGCGCGCGCCACAGCGCCGGTGCCCCTGGCCGGCAAGGTGCACAAGGCCGACCACGCCGAATGA
- the rnhA gene encoding ribonuclease HI — translation MNEVVIYTDGACKGNPGPGGWGAWLKSGATEKELFGGELNTTNNRMELTAVIEGLAALKRPCKVILYLDSQYVRMGITEWIRGWKAKGWRTSTKQPVKNVELWQKLDKLVAEGGHVIEWRWVKGHSGDPGNERADMLANKGVDKALGRI, via the coding sequence TTGAACGAAGTCGTGATCTACACCGATGGTGCGTGCAAGGGCAACCCCGGCCCCGGTGGCTGGGGCGCGTGGCTCAAGTCGGGCGCCACCGAAAAGGAATTGTTCGGCGGCGAACTGAACACCACCAACAACCGCATGGAACTCACGGCCGTGATCGAGGGCCTCGCCGCCCTCAAGCGGCCCTGCAAGGTCATTCTTTATCTCGACAGCCAATACGTGCGCATGGGCATCACCGAATGGATCCGCGGCTGGAAAGCCAAGGGCTGGCGCACCTCTACCAAGCAGCCGGTAAAGAACGTGGAGCTCTGGCAAAAGCTCGACAAGCTGGTGGCCGAAGGCGGCCACGTCATCGAATGGCGGTGGGTCAAGGGCCACTCGGGCGATCCGGGCAACGAGCGCGCCGACATGCTCGCCAACAAGGGCGTGGACAAGGCCCTCGGCCGGATCTAG
- the moeA gene encoding molybdopterin molybdotransferase MoeA, with protein MSRIADIAAALAGYDPQALSVDGVQAFLAQLVAQAVVSEREEVGVREALGRVLAEDIISPVSVPPHDNSAMDGFAFDGAVLRDDAPIDASIELRVVGTALAGAAWRGSLGAGDAVRIMTGAVMPEGLDTVIPQEFCKVDGDRVSFPAKVLRRGDNRRFAGEDLMQGQPALKRGERLSPAALGMIASLGLPSVSVLRRLRVAYFSTGDEILSLGEPPREGAVYDSNRYTVFGLLTRLGCEVIDLGLVRDDPATLAATLQRAASEADAIITSGGVSVGAADHTRAVMQQLGDMAFWRVAMRPGRPMAVGLIPRNQTSSSQPGAAVLFGLPGNPVAVMVTFLAFVRPALLRMMGCHDIAAAPRPLLRARSVGAIRKKPGRTEYQRGFVTAVAGALPEVRIAGNQGSGVLSSMVEANGLVVLHHDQGSVAAGDEVDVMMLED; from the coding sequence ATGAGCCGCATCGCCGACATTGCCGCCGCCCTTGCGGGCTATGACCCCCAGGCGCTGAGCGTCGACGGGGTCCAGGCCTTCCTGGCCCAGCTGGTCGCCCAAGCCGTGGTCTCCGAACGCGAAGAAGTCGGCGTGCGCGAAGCGCTCGGCCGCGTGCTGGCTGAAGACATCATCTCGCCTGTGAGCGTGCCGCCTCACGACAACTCCGCGATGGACGGCTTTGCCTTCGATGGCGCCGTCCTGCGCGACGATGCGCCCATCGACGCATCGATCGAGCTGCGCGTGGTGGGAACCGCGCTGGCCGGCGCCGCGTGGCGCGGCTCATTGGGTGCGGGCGATGCGGTCCGGATCATGACCGGCGCGGTCATGCCCGAAGGGCTCGACACCGTGATTCCGCAGGAGTTCTGCAAGGTCGACGGCGACCGCGTGAGCTTTCCGGCCAAGGTGCTCCGCCGCGGCGACAACCGCCGCTTCGCGGGCGAAGACCTCATGCAGGGCCAACCGGCCCTGAAACGTGGCGAGCGCCTGTCGCCCGCAGCCCTGGGCATGATTGCGAGCCTCGGCCTGCCTTCGGTCTCCGTGCTGCGGCGCCTGCGCGTGGCCTACTTTTCGACCGGCGACGAAATCCTGAGCCTTGGCGAACCGCCGCGCGAAGGCGCCGTGTACGACAGCAACCGCTACACGGTGTTCGGCCTGCTCACGCGGCTGGGTTGCGAAGTCATCGACCTGGGCCTGGTGCGCGACGACCCCGCCACGCTCGCCGCCACGCTGCAGCGCGCCGCCAGCGAGGCGGACGCCATCATCACCAGCGGTGGCGTGAGCGTCGGTGCCGCCGACCACACGCGCGCGGTGATGCAGCAGCTTGGCGACATGGCGTTCTGGCGGGTTGCCATGCGGCCTGGTCGGCCGATGGCCGTCGGGCTGATCCCGCGCAACCAAACCTCTTCATCGCAGCCGGGCGCAGCCGTGCTGTTCGGGCTGCCCGGCAATCCGGTGGCCGTGATGGTCACTTTTCTTGCGTTCGTGCGGCCTGCACTGCTGCGCATGATGGGCTGCCACGACATTGCCGCCGCGCCGCGGCCGCTGCTGCGTGCACGAAGCGTGGGTGCCATCCGCAAGAAGCCGGGCCGTACCGAATACCAGCGCGGCTTCGTCACGGCGGTGGCCGGCGCGCTGCCCGAGGTTCGCATTGCGGGCAACCAGGGTTCTGGTGTGCTGAGTTCGATGGTCGAGGCCAACGGGCTCGTGGTGCTGCACCACGATCAGGGCAGCGTGGCCGCGGGCGATGAAGTCGACGTGATGATGCTCGAGGACTAA
- the mobA gene encoding molybdenum cofactor guanylyltransferase MobA: protein MTPETQEPISPSEITGLLLAGGRGTRMGGIDKGLQNFNGSPLAMHAVLRLGMQVGEVMINANRNLAAYESFGVPVWPDSLADYAGPLAGFLTGLERCETPYLLTVPCDTPLFPLDLASRMAEALVADNAEIAMVSAPEAAAEPGAAPVLRPQPVFCLLHTALLESLVNFTQSGGRKIDAWTAQHRTVLVPFDRPGDAPDAFFNANTLAELHALESR from the coding sequence ATGACCCCAGAGACACAAGAACCCATTTCCCCCAGCGAGATCACCGGCCTGCTGCTGGCCGGCGGACGCGGCACACGCATGGGCGGCATCGACAAGGGCTTGCAGAACTTCAACGGCTCGCCGCTCGCAATGCACGCCGTGCTGCGGCTGGGCATGCAGGTCGGCGAGGTCATGATCAACGCCAACCGAAACCTGGCCGCCTACGAATCCTTCGGCGTGCCGGTGTGGCCCGATAGCCTGGCCGACTACGCGGGTCCGCTCGCGGGCTTTCTGACCGGCCTCGAGCGTTGCGAAACGCCTTACCTGTTGACCGTGCCTTGCGACACGCCGCTGTTCCCGCTCGACCTGGCAAGCCGAATGGCCGAGGCGCTGGTTGCCGACAACGCGGAAATCGCCATGGTCAGCGCCCCCGAAGCCGCCGCCGAACCCGGCGCGGCGCCGGTGCTGCGGCCGCAGCCGGTGTTCTGCCTGCTGCACACGGCGCTGCTCGAAAGCCTGGTGAACTTCACCCAGTCCGGCGGCCGCAAGATCGACGCGTGGACCGCGCAGCACCGCACCGTGCTCGTGCCCTTCGACCGGCCCGGCGATGCGCCCGATGCTTTCTTCAACGCCAATACGCTGGCCGAACTGCACGCCCTGGAAAGCCGATGA
- the moaA gene encoding GTP 3',8-cyclase MoaA, translating to MNSKSTTVIPLSEIGRARPAVSVPEIAVPATGHLLDRLGRPLTDLRISVTDRCNFRCSYCMPKDVFDKDYQYLPHSALLSFEEMTRLARLFAAHGVRKIRLTGGEPLLRKNIEGLIEQLSELRTPAGEPLALTLTTNGSLLQRKAAALAAAGLQRVTVSLDSLDDAVFRHMNDVDFPVADVLAGIEAALAAGLGPIKVNMVVKRGTNEQEILPMARYFRDNHGGKVVLRFIEYMDVGATNGWRMDEVLPSAEVIARIGAEFPLVPLEASAPGETAQRWAYADGGGEVGVISSVTQAFCHDCSRARLSTEGKLYLCLFASAGHDLRPLLRGTATDEEIASAIGHIWQGRADRYSELRALRGPESAEHDTNDKAPRRVEMSYIGG from the coding sequence ATGAACAGCAAAAGCACCACCGTCATTCCGCTCTCCGAAATCGGCCGCGCACGCCCGGCGGTTTCGGTGCCGGAGATTGCCGTGCCCGCCACAGGCCACCTGCTCGACCGCCTCGGCCGGCCGCTGACCGACCTGCGCATCAGCGTGACAGACCGCTGCAACTTCCGCTGCAGCTACTGCATGCCGAAAGACGTGTTCGACAAGGACTACCAATACCTGCCGCACAGCGCGCTGCTGAGCTTCGAGGAAATGACGCGGCTCGCGCGGCTTTTTGCAGCCCACGGCGTGCGCAAGATCCGCCTCACCGGCGGCGAGCCGCTGCTGCGCAAGAACATCGAGGGGCTGATCGAGCAGCTTTCCGAGCTTCGCACACCGGCCGGCGAGCCGCTGGCGCTCACGCTCACCACCAACGGCTCGCTACTGCAGCGCAAGGCGGCAGCATTGGCCGCCGCCGGCCTCCAGCGCGTGACCGTGAGCCTCGACAGCCTCGACGACGCGGTGTTCCGCCACATGAACGACGTCGATTTTCCGGTGGCCGATGTGCTGGCCGGCATCGAGGCGGCGCTGGCCGCCGGGCTCGGCCCGATCAAGGTCAACATGGTGGTCAAGCGCGGCACCAACGAGCAGGAAATCCTGCCGATGGCGCGCTACTTTCGCGACAACCACGGCGGCAAGGTCGTGCTGCGCTTCATCGAATACATGGACGTGGGCGCCACCAACGGCTGGCGCATGGACGAGGTGCTGCCTTCGGCGGAAGTCATCGCGCGCATCGGCGCCGAGTTTCCGCTGGTGCCCCTCGAGGCCAGCGCGCCCGGAGAGACCGCGCAGCGCTGGGCCTATGCCGACGGCGGCGGCGAGGTCGGCGTGATCAGCAGCGTGACCCAGGCCTTCTGCCACGACTGCAGCCGCGCGCGCCTGTCCACCGAGGGCAAGCTCTACCTCTGCCTTTTTGCCAGCGCGGGCCACGACTTGCGCCCGCTGCTGCGCGGCACCGCCACCGACGAGGAGATCGCCTCCGCCATCGGCCACATCTGGCAGGGCCGCGCCGACCGCTATTCCGAACTGCGCGCGCTTCGCGGCCCCGAAAGCGCCGAGCACGACACCAACGACAAGGCGCCGCGACGCGTCGAAATGAGCTACATCGGCGGATGA
- a CDS encoding SDR family oxidoreductase translates to MRVKDKSIIVTGAGGGIGEGIAKRLAAEGAQVLVNDINPAAGQQVVEAILREGGRASFFAADVTQSAQVKALVEAAVERHGKLDAMVNNAGWTHRNRPALEVGEDEFDKCYAVNVKSIYLATVHAVPAFRANGGGSFINIASTAGVRPRPGLTWYNGSKGAVITTSKSLAAELGPDNIRVNCINPVFNPDTGLAAEFAGGPLTEERKAKFRATIPLGRFSTALDVANAALYLASDEAAFISGVCIEVDGARCV, encoded by the coding sequence GTGCGCGTCAAGGACAAATCCATCATCGTGACCGGTGCCGGCGGCGGCATCGGCGAAGGCATCGCCAAGCGGCTCGCGGCCGAGGGCGCCCAGGTGCTCGTGAACGACATCAACCCGGCAGCCGGCCAGCAGGTGGTCGAAGCCATCCTGCGCGAAGGCGGCAGGGCCTCGTTCTTTGCGGCGGACGTCACGCAGTCGGCACAGGTCAAGGCCCTGGTCGAAGCCGCGGTCGAGCGCCACGGCAAGCTCGACGCCATGGTCAACAACGCCGGCTGGACGCACCGCAACCGCCCTGCCCTCGAGGTTGGCGAAGACGAGTTCGACAAGTGCTACGCGGTCAACGTGAAGAGCATCTATCTGGCCACCGTGCACGCGGTGCCGGCGTTCCGCGCCAACGGCGGCGGCTCGTTCATCAACATCGCCTCCACGGCCGGCGTGCGTCCGCGTCCGGGGCTCACCTGGTACAACGGCTCCAAGGGCGCCGTCATCACGACGAGCAAGTCGCTGGCCGCCGAGCTCGGCCCCGACAACATCCGCGTGAACTGCATCAACCCGGTCTTCAACCCCGACACGGGCCTGGCCGCCGAATTCGCCGGCGGTCCGCTCACCGAAGAGCGCAAGGCCAAGTTCCGCGCCACCATTCCGCTCGGCCGCTTCTCGACGGCGCTCGATGTGGCCAACGCTGCGCTGTACCTCGCGAGCGACGAGGCCGCATTCATCAGCGGCGTGTGCATCGAAGTGGACGGCGCGCGCTGCGTCTAG
- a CDS encoding ZIP family metal transporter: MQRTDLSARQWIGLAIVSAGALALAFRFCEFVRADPVVWSALLGGSVAALATALGTLPVLFSQKLPERLQDTLFGFGAGVMLAACAFSLIIPGLEAARKAEMFGGGSWAAGGVLGSAILLGGIALMLLDRVLPHEHFIKGLEGQTAHRLRRTWLFVFAIALHNLPEGLAIGVGYAAGNGLRADALATGIAIQDVPEGLVVAVALLAAGYRRGFAVFIGMVSGVVEPLGAVLGAAVVGHSVLLLPWGLGFAAGAMLFVISHEIIPESHRKGHESFATSGLMLGFVLMMLLDTALG; encoded by the coding sequence ATGCAGCGCACCGATCTCTCGGCACGCCAATGGATCGGTCTGGCAATCGTCTCTGCCGGCGCGCTTGCGCTGGCCTTCCGGTTCTGCGAATTCGTTCGCGCCGACCCGGTGGTCTGGAGCGCTCTACTGGGCGGTTCGGTAGCGGCGCTGGCCACTGCGCTGGGCACGCTGCCCGTGCTGTTCTCCCAGAAGCTTCCTGAGCGGCTGCAGGACACGCTGTTCGGTTTCGGCGCCGGTGTGATGCTGGCCGCCTGCGCCTTCTCCCTGATCATTCCCGGCCTGGAGGCGGCGCGAAAGGCGGAAATGTTCGGCGGCGGCAGCTGGGCCGCCGGCGGCGTGTTGGGCTCGGCCATCCTGCTCGGCGGCATCGCGCTGATGCTGCTGGACCGCGTGCTGCCGCACGAGCACTTCATCAAGGGCCTGGAGGGCCAGACCGCGCACAGGCTGCGGCGCACCTGGCTTTTCGTGTTTGCCATCGCACTGCACAACCTGCCGGAGGGTCTCGCGATCGGCGTCGGCTATGCGGCCGGCAACGGGTTGCGCGCCGACGCGCTGGCCACTGGCATCGCAATCCAGGACGTGCCCGAAGGCCTGGTGGTGGCCGTGGCGCTGCTGGCGGCGGGCTACAGGCGCGGGTTCGCCGTCTTCATCGGAATGGTTTCAGGCGTGGTCGAGCCCCTTGGTGCGGTGCTCGGTGCCGCCGTGGTCGGCCACTCCGTCTTGCTGCTGCCGTGGGGGCTGGGCTTCGCGGCCGGCGCCATGCTGTTCGTCATCAGCCACGAGATCATTCCGGAGTCGCACCGCAAGGGGCACGAAAGCTTTGCGACCAGCGGGCTGATGCTCGGCTTCGTGCTGATGATGCTGCTGGACACGGCGCTGGGGTAG
- a CDS encoding aldehyde dehydrogenase family protein, translating into MQLNFIANADVPSSSGRTLQVLDPSDGQPFDEIQRSNAADIDSAVRAARDCFEGVWHKVSAADRGRLLYKLSQKIAEHVDELALLEQRDCGKPVKQARADAVALVRYFEFYAGACDKLHGETIPYQDGYSVFTWREPHGVTGHIIPWNYPMQIFGRSVGGALAAGNVCVVKPAEDACLSLIRVAQLAAEVGFPAGALNIVTGYGHEVGDALARHEGIDHISFTGSPKIGTLIQQVAAERHCPVTLELGGKSPQIIFADADLDAAIPVIINAIVQNAGQTCSAGSRVLIQRGIYEPLLERLGHAFEALRVGPAAMDLDVGPLIRQTQQQRVWDFLSDAQVAGIPMVAHGVVVDEAPETGFYQAPTLLRDVPVNHRLAQEEVFGPVLAAMQFADEDEAVALANATQFGLVAGIWTADGARQFRMAKRVRSGQVFINNYGAGGGVELPFGGVKSSGYGREKGFEALYGFTTLKTVAIKHG; encoded by the coding sequence ATGCAACTCAACTTCATCGCCAACGCCGACGTCCCGTCTTCCTCAGGCCGCACCCTGCAGGTGCTCGACCCGTCCGACGGCCAGCCTTTCGACGAAATCCAGCGCAGCAACGCCGCCGATATCGACTCCGCGGTGCGCGCGGCACGCGATTGCTTCGAGGGCGTGTGGCACAAGGTGAGCGCAGCCGACCGCGGCCGCCTTCTCTACAAGCTTTCGCAGAAGATTGCCGAGCACGTCGACGAGTTGGCCCTGCTCGAGCAGCGCGACTGCGGCAAGCCCGTGAAGCAGGCGCGTGCCGACGCGGTGGCGCTGGTGCGCTATTTCGAGTTCTATGCCGGCGCCTGCGACAAGCTGCACGGCGAGACGATTCCCTACCAGGACGGGTACAGCGTTTTCACCTGGCGCGAGCCGCACGGCGTCACGGGCCACATCATTCCCTGGAACTACCCGATGCAGATCTTCGGGCGCAGCGTGGGCGGGGCCCTGGCGGCCGGCAACGTGTGCGTGGTGAAGCCGGCCGAAGACGCCTGCCTTTCCTTGATCCGCGTGGCACAGCTCGCGGCCGAAGTCGGCTTTCCGGCCGGTGCGCTCAACATCGTGACGGGCTATGGCCACGAGGTGGGCGACGCGCTCGCGCGGCATGAAGGCATCGACCACATCAGCTTTACCGGCAGCCCAAAAATCGGCACGCTCATCCAGCAGGTGGCGGCCGAGCGGCATTGCCCGGTCACGCTCGAGCTCGGCGGCAAGAGCCCGCAGATCATCTTTGCCGACGCCGACCTCGACGCGGCCATTCCGGTGATCATCAACGCCATCGTGCAGAACGCCGGTCAGACCTGTTCGGCCGGCTCGCGTGTGCTGATCCAGCGCGGCATCTACGAGCCGCTGCTCGAACGCCTCGGCCATGCCTTCGAGGCCCTGCGCGTCGGCCCCGCGGCCATGGACCTCGACGTGGGCCCGCTGATCCGCCAGACCCAGCAGCAACGTGTGTGGGACTTTTTGAGCGACGCCCAGGTGGCCGGCATTCCAATGGTGGCCCACGGCGTCGTGGTCGACGAAGCGCCCGAAACCGGCTTCTACCAGGCCCCCACCCTGCTGCGCGACGTGCCGGTGAACCACCGCCTCGCACAGGAAGAAGTGTTCGGCCCGGTGCTTGCCGCAATGCAGTTCGCCGATGAGGACGAAGCGGTGGCGCTGGCCAACGCGACGCAGTTCGGCCTTGTTGCCGGCATCTGGACAGCAGACGGCGCACGCCAGTTCCGCATGGCCAAGCGGGTGCGCAGCGGCCAGGTGTTTATCAACAACTACGGCGCGGGCGGCGGTGTGGAACTGCCGTTCGGTGGAGTCAAGTCGTCGGGCTACGGACGCGAAAAGGGCTTTGAGGCGCTCTACGGCTTCACCACCCTCAAGACCGTCGCCATCAAGCACGGTTAA
- a CDS encoding peroxiredoxin, which produces MARPILSRIALMSVAAAMALPASAALDIGDPVPKFTANAALGGKTFRYSLAEALAKGPVVLYFFPAADSSDCSIEAHAFAEAIDQFTALGATVIGVSADDIDTLSKFSVKSCQSRFPVASDESKTVINGFDALMQTRPDFANRLSYVIAPNGTVAYYYQNLNPDKHVERMLNAVRALPRPGAPR; this is translated from the coding sequence ATGGCAAGACCGATCCTCTCACGCATCGCACTGATGTCGGTCGCCGCCGCAATGGCGCTCCCCGCCAGCGCCGCCCTCGACATCGGCGACCCGGTACCCAAGTTCACCGCCAACGCCGCACTCGGCGGCAAAACCTTCCGCTACTCGCTGGCCGAAGCCTTGGCCAAAGGGCCGGTGGTGTTGTACTTCTTTCCCGCGGCCGACTCCAGCGACTGTTCGATCGAGGCCCATGCGTTCGCCGAAGCCATCGACCAGTTCACGGCGCTCGGCGCCACTGTCATCGGCGTTTCGGCCGACGACATCGACACGCTCTCGAAGTTCTCGGTCAAGTCGTGCCAAAGCCGCTTTCCCGTGGCCTCGGACGAATCGAAAACGGTAATCAACGGGTTCGACGCCCTGATGCAGACGCGGCCAGACTTTGCCAACCGCCTGTCCTACGTGATTGCGCCGAACGGCACGGTGGCTTACTACTACCAGAACCTGAACCCGGACAAGCATGTGGAGCGCATGCTCAATGCGGTGCGGGCGCTGCCGCGCCCCGGCGCACCAAGGTAG